The Vitis vinifera cultivar Pinot Noir 40024 chromosome 12, ASM3070453v1 genome has a segment encoding these proteins:
- the LOC100247463 gene encoding LOW QUALITY PROTEIN: cytochrome P450 CYP82J17 (The sequence of the model RefSeq protein was modified relative to this genomic sequence to represent the inferred CDS: inserted 2 bases in 1 codon) has protein sequence MKQVAKEMDSVLESWVEEHTGRLNTEASSRQDFIDIMLTKLKDASLFGYSRETIIKATVLILIVVGSDTTSITSTWLLSALLNNRHVMKHAQEELDLKVGRDRWVEQSDIQNLVYLKAIVKETLRLCPAIPLLVPLEAMEDYHVGYHSNSPGYHIPKGTRLLVNAWKLYRGPAVWSNPEEFQPESFDKPCNXLDVFCQHFELIPYGSGRRSCPGINMALQMLHLTTARLLEGFDMATPSNSLVDMTEGISITMPKFTPLEVMLTRLPAELY, from the exons ATGAAACAagttgcaaaggaaatggactCAGTTCTAGAAAGCTGGGTTGAAGAACATACAGGGAGGCTCAACACTGAGGCCAGCAGTAGGCAGGACTTCATAGACATCATGCTAACCAAGCTCAAAGACGCTTCCCTGTTTGGCTACTCGCGCGAGACTATTATCAAAGCAACAGTACta ATTTTGATCGTGGTGGGCTCTGACACCACTTCTATTACCTCTACATGGCTCCTGTCTGCATTGTTGAACAATAGACATGTTATGAAGCATGCTCAGGAAGAGCTAGACTTAAAAGTTGGTCGAGATAGATGGGTGGAACAATCAGATATCCAGAACCTAGTTTACCTTAAGGCTATTGTTAAGGAAACACTAAGGCTATGCCCAGCAATTCCCCTATTAGTACCACTCGAGGCAATGGAAGACTATCATGTTGGGTATCACAGCAATTCCCCTGGGTATCACATTCCCAAAGGCACCCGCTTGCTAGTCAATGCATGGAAGTTGTACCGAGGTCCTGCTGTTTGGTCTAACCCTGAAGAGTTTCAGCCAGAGAGTTTTGACAAGCCATGCAA TTTAGATGTTTTTTGCCAGCATTTTGAGTTAATCCCATATGGTTCTGGTAGAAGATCTTGCCCAGGAATCAATATGGCCTTACAAATGTTACACCTGACAACTGCTCGGTTGCTTGAAGGATTTGACATGGCTACACCATCAAATTCTCTGGTGGACATGACAGAAGGGATAAGTATCACCATGCCTAAGTTCACTCCATTGGAAGTTATGCTTACCCGCCTTCCTGCTGAACTTTACTAG
- the LOC100252572 gene encoding cytochrome P450 CYP82J17: MDLPSHFLAIAGLILGLVLWYNHWRGKTLTHKSKGMSPPEPSGAWPFVGHLHLLHGKVPVFRTLGAMADKVGPVFVIRLGMYRTLVVSNREAAKECFTTNDKIFASRPNSSAAKILGYNYAAFAFAPHGPYWREMRKLSMLEILSTRRLGDLMHVQVSELHAGIKDLYILGKDNNWVNPKKVVISEWFEHLTFNVVLRMVAGKRYFNNVVHGGEEARSAIAAIKKVLLLVGASVASDVIPFLEWVDLQGHLSSMKLVAKEMDSLIESWVKEHTGRLNSEASSSLDFIDIMLTKLKDASLFGYSRETIIKATVLTMIVAGSDTTSLTSTWLLSALLNNKHVMKHAQEELDLKVGRDRWVEQSDIQNLVYIKAIVKETLRLYTTFPLLVPHEAMEDCHVGGYHISKGTRLLVNAWKLHRDPAVWSNPEEFQPERFLTSHANVDVFGQHFELIPFGSGRRSCPGLNMGLQMLHLTIARLLQGFDMTKPSNSPVDMTEGISVALSKLTPLEVMLTPRLPAELY, encoded by the exons ATGGATTTGCCTTCTCATTTCCTAGCAATTGCAGGGCTTATTCTGGGGTTGGTGTTATGGTATAATCACTGGAGAGGTAAGACTCTTACTCACAAGAGTAAGGGCATGTCCCCCCCGGAGCCCTCCGGTGCCTGGCCATTTGTAGGTCACCTGCACCTACTACATGGCAAAGTCCCAGTTTTCCGAACCCTTGGAGCCATGGCTGACAAGGTTGGTCCTGTGTTTGTGATCCGGCTTGGAATGTACCGAACACTTGTGGTGAGTAATCGTGAGGCTGCTAAAGAATGCTTCACTACCAATGACAAGATTTTTGCCTCACGCCCAAATTCTAGCGCAGCCAAGATCCTAGGCTACAACTATGCCGCATTTGCCTTTGCTCCTCATGGACCTTATTGGCGTGAGATGCGGAAGCTATCCATGCTAGAAATTCTCTCCACCCGTCGCCTCGGTGACTTGATGCATGTGCAGGTTTCGGAATTGCATGCTGGCATTAAAGATTTGTACATACTTGGCAAAGATAACAACTGGGTGAATCCAAAAAAGGTGGTGATAAGTGAGTGGTTTGAACACCTGACCTTTAATGTAGTCCTGAGGATGGTTGCGGGGAAGAGATATTTTAACAATGTCGTCCATGGGGGTGAGGAAGCAAGGTCTGCTATAGCAGCAATTAAGAAAGTCCTGCTTCTAGTTGGGGCCTCTGTGGCATCAGATGTGATCCCATTTCTTGAGTGGGTGGATTTACAAGGCCATTTGTCCTCTATGAAACTtgttgcaaaggaaatggactCACTTATTGAAAGCTGGGTAAAAGAACATACAGGGAGGCTCAACAGTGAGGCCAGCAGTAGTCTGGACTTCATAGACATCATGCTAACCAAGCTCAAAGATGCTTCCCTGTTTGGCTACTCGCGCGAGACTATTATCAAGGCAACAGTACTG ACCATGATCGTGGCGGGCTCTGACACCACTTCTCTTACCTCTACATGGCTCCTGTCCGCATTGTTGAACAATAAACATGTTATGAAGCATGCTCAGGAAGAGCTAGACTTAAAAGTTGGTAGAGACAGGTGGGTGGAACAATCAGATATCCAGAACCTAGTTTACATTAAGGCTATTGTTAAGGAAACCCTAAGGCTATACACAACATTTCCCCTATTAGTACCACACGAGGCAATGGAAGACTGTCATGTTGGTGGGTATCACATTTCCAAAGGCACCCGCTTGCTAGTCAATGCATGGAAGTTGCACCGAGATCCTGCTGTTTGGTCTAACCCTGAAGAGTTTCAGCCAGAGAGGTTTTTGACAAGCCATGCAAATGTAGATGTGTTTGGCCAGCATTTTGAGTTAATCCCATTTGGTTCTGGTAGAAGATCTTGCCCAGGACTCAATATGGGCTTACAGATGTTACACTTGACAATTGCTCGGTTGCTTCAAGGATTTGACATGACTAAACCATCAAATTCTCCGGTGGACATGACAGAAGGGATAAGTGTCGCTTTGTCTAAGCTCACTCCATTGGAAGTTATGCTCACTCCCCGCCTTCCTGCAGAACTTTATTAG